Proteins from one Cryptomeria japonica chromosome 4, Sugi_1.0, whole genome shotgun sequence genomic window:
- the LOC131032200 gene encoding uncharacterized protein LOC131032200, whose amino-acid sequence MAFHLLLPSPSSLYPPSRSLIPKSTFSSRKPANGLMKVVAKVQVDDEPETLGLIGNTAIVGGLIANPVVGWSLYTLKTTGCGLPPGPGGSLGALEGISFLVVVGLIGWSIYTKVKTGSGLPSGPFGLLGAVEGLSYLTLVGIAVVFGLQYLDYGYIPGPTPGEQCFG is encoded by the coding sequence ATGGCATTTCATCTGTTACTGCCCTCACCCTCCTCCTTGTACCCTCCTAGCAGGTCTCTGATCCCCAAATCAACATTTTCATCCAGGAAACCGGCAAATGGATTGATGAAGGTGGTAGCCAAAGTGCAGGTGGATGATGAACCAGAAACCCTAGGACTCATTGGAAACACAGCAATTGTGGGAGGCCTAATTGCGAATCCTGTGGTGGGATGGTCTCTCTACACCTTGAAAACAACTGGGTGTGGGCTGCCCCCTGGTCCAGGGGGCTCCCTGGGTGCTCTGGAAGGCATAAGTTTCTTGGTAGTAGTTGGGTTGATAGGATGGTCTATTTATACTAAAGTGAAAACAGGATCAGGCCTACCCAGTGGGCCATTTGGATTGTTGGGTGCAGTAGAAGGCCTTTCTTATCTCACCCTTGTGGGCATTGCGGTTGTGTTTGGGCTGCAGTATTTGGATTATGGATACATACCTGGTCCTACTCCTGGGGAACAGTGCTTTGGCTAA